The DNA segment tAGGCTTGTAAAAATGTGTATCCTTTAGCCTGAAACATCAGGGAATAGTCAGAAACAAGGCCTCCACTAATACAGATCATCTATTAACTCACTACAAAGCTCTCAGGTGCTCCCTGTTGGACATAATTGGTATCACTTAAAGGATATCTTTATAAATATGTGCCTTGAGTTGGGATAAAATCAGCCTATCCATGTTTGGAGTATGTATGTTTCTGGTTTGTCAACActtgggtgtgggtgtgtgtgtgtgggtgtgggtgtgtgtgtgtacagtagtACCCTGCTGATGATCGTGGCCAGTTCCCTCATGTCACTGCTCATTCCAGAAAAGCCACTGAGGGGTTTCAGCAGCCGTTCCTGCAacaaatcataaaatcattgtTATTGGGCGTAGTGTATTTCTATTAGTAGTTTCACTGTTGTCTGATTTGATTGTTATCATTGATTGTTTTCTTATGTAGCGGATGTAATATAAAAGGTAATTAATGTTAAGATAAATTcatgtttttgcattttgaacAGAATATAATTACCATGTGGTCCATGGCAGCTCCTTTGCCGTCGATAACATGGCCCTGAGACAGGCAGTAAAAGATGTTGACTCAGAAGAAAACAGTGCgataaaaacaacatgaaagtggtggtttagttttaattttttttatgaaagcgtattttcatatttatcagtttgtgtgtgctttgtaCATGCAACTCTTACATTGCGTTAAATGGCTATTCTAAtgaggaactttttttttgtgtaatgtGGTGTAGTCACtaatgtttgggttttttcatGAATTAAAGACTGAACTCaattgaaagaaagaagaaagaaagaaaaagaatcctTTATATCACAGACGTGAGGGAATATTCATTTGGATGATGGGATTTGCTGTTCAACCATATTACAACTGAATGAAGGTTGTTAATGCCTGaaatctaaataaatgaatgaatgatccCTTCATCTGTATATAAGAATGAATAAGAACAAACTGTACCTTTCTGTTGATGGCTGCTTCACCGGCTGGTCCAGTTCTGATGGAAGAAATGTTGGGACCAAACTCTGACGACTCTGGAGGAACAGAGGAGACATTCTCCTGGAAGCCCAATCATCAGCATGTCACAATAACCCCATTTCTATTTGAACATTCTGATtgagagtgttaaatgtacatttgtatAAGAACAGGCAGCCGTCCTCTTGGCTCCAATTCCAGACTGTGGGCTAAGGGACGGGTTTATTTTGGGAAGAGGCTTCCCAGCTGAACAGGGACTCCTGcgggacaaagacacaaacagttCATCAAGTTGGCCTCTGCCAGACCGGCTCTATCAACCCCACCACAGCTTATTCAAAGCTGTTAATCAGAATAATACCtctttaaaactaaaatgtcaGTGGTGTATTTGACTTATCTAGTTTATATCTTTAGCATGTATGGACAGTGAATAACTATTAAGTCCTGAACATCAAATAAATAGAAAGGTTGGAGGAGGGACTCACCGCTTTACTCCACCACTCCTTGcggtttttttttcaccttgaGGTAAAGAAAAGATATTTATTGACTATAATTGAGATGTAAGTGATGCTTCCTTATTATTCTGAATTGAGCAGAAATGTTGTTGCACTGAGCTCCGTGGTGCTCGGCGCTGTAGTGAAGGTTGTCTACCTGGTTCCGCTGTTCTTCTGATAAGTTTGGGATATTTTTGAAACTTCACGTAGTGATAACTCTCGTAGTCCATCAGCACCATCTCCAGGTCGATGTTATCACAGACCTCGAACCTCCTCACACCTCCAAGGGTCTCCTGGTCCAAGGCCACTGCTGTAGACACGTAGCTGGCACACACATGTagaaaaagttacaaaaaaaagtcaaggtCAATTGTCTGTATAGGCAAACGCGCACAGTATGTTCTTCTTTGGGCTTTGAACAATGGACCAACTTGAAATTGGCCCCGCCCTTTATTCTTCTGTTAGAATAAAGATCAAGTGAGGTTTTACAATCTGCAACATCTCATCAACAGCAGTTGCTCAAAAATACCTTTGTGTGAAACAACAAGGTCCTTGTACCCAAACAACAATCTGCCGTGGCTCTTAGATCACCAGCTAGAAGCTAAAAGCTGCGTGTTTCAATTAACCGCATGTGTTCCAGTACACAACGTCGTACTGACCCTTGCCCCAGCAGGTGGTGgtagatgaggatgaggagactcttcctcctcatctcagTCTTCAGCTCATCCTGTTGGAcagtaacacatacacacataacacaccaccGCTGCACTGACGTTAATAGCATTAATTTAAATCGTGTTTCAATAAATGTGCGGTACTCTGTGTGGATTTTGATTGGAGGTGAAAAGTGACTATTTTGATTTACCACAGTaagaaaatgttcctttttataCTAACCTATAGTTAAATTGGCTCCACTCACTTACAATGCATGTTGCATATTAATGCCCAGTAAATATATTGGAAGTACCCTTAAGCGTAATTGTCCCCCTCCTGGAGCTTCACATGTGTGGAGAGCTCAGGATGACCGAAGGAGAAACGAAGGTTTTCAGTAGAGGGCGACAAATTGCCAAAAACGACAACGACCTGACGGCGTAACTAGGCAACGCGTGGACGCCGATTCCGTGTGCCAGTGAATGGGGGCAAACCCAGCTAGCATAATTAGCTCGGGAGCTAGCCGAACTGCTTTTTCTCTaacgctttttcatttttcaaatgagCTAATCAGATTAGCTCATTGTGACAGCTACGTTGTCGTTTGCTGAACAACGTGGGAATGATACGTTGACTTGGCCCCCGAATGCACGATGCCATCCGTGAACTGTTAGGACAGTTCATTCGACCACATAGCTGACGATAAAATGGCCTTCTACGAGCAACAGTTGTCCgtgaaacaacccccccccccccctcgttcacTCACTGCTTCCCGGGCTTGGTGGGCGACTTTCATGGACTGGAACGAAAGCTCCATCGTGAACGGGAAAGCTCGGCGAGGTGTCGTCGTCTGTGCGACGGTTTTCTGACTTTATTCTGCTTCGCCGTGTGTCCGCGTCGTGTTTTGGCCCCTCGGGGCCACCGTCTCTGCTGTCAGGCTGTAGCGTTATATACAAACGCTCCAGAGACAAGTAGCGCAAAAACTACACCGCTAACAAAGAAATGAGCTTTCATTTATTAGCAAAAATGTGCtaagaaaatgaaatgtcaaaaaatgtaattacattCATATAAAATATTCCaaacgttatttatttatttatttatttattttatatatatatatatatatatatatatatatatatatatatgagcacAAAGTATATTGCAATTGTTCTTTTCAAGCAAATATCAAAGCTTTCCAAGCAGTAGGTTACTTAGAGGAATCCAAAATGAATGGAATGACATTTtgagaaaatatatttcaggCGTCATATGGTAAAATGTGGTCTAAGATTTCTACAAGAAAATATTAAGTGATTTGATACTGAAAGTTCCCACTAGAGGGCAGACAAGCTCTATGCTGTGCGTACATCAAAGCTACTGCACATATAAACAACCCGGTGGTTTCGTGTTTCCTTTATCTAATCCTAGAGGACACCTACGCGATTTAAGCATTataatgtgtgtgcgcgtgtttatTTAGCAAATCACAGACTGGATTTCTGCTTGAGTACCTGAGTCATGGATTATTTGTATCCACTCTGTAATAGCGTCTACTTGCATCACTCTTTATATtttagatttgtgtgtgttcaccccTGAAAGACATCTATTAGCACAACCTGAATATGCGGTGGGAGGCTGTCGGCCTGGAAGACCCCGAGCGATAAGGCAAAGAGGCCTTCATCCATCCCATTAAGGTCCGATTGCAGGCCGGTCATGCTGGTATTTCAGCACCGGCCGCCCAGTTTCGATTCTGAATACATCTCCTTTGATGGGCTTAAAGAGAAGGAGGGCGGCAGGGTCAGACCAGTCCGTTAGACTGACATTAAATCTATATCCAATATGGTATCACACACAGATTAATAGAAAGATGCAAAGGTGGATGTATAGCATAAACTCACAAGCTACAAGCAGCGTGCACGTGCGACACGTGCACTATCACGATGCCGCACACAAAAGCAGACCCAGGCtagcatgcatgcacgcacgacacacgcgcacacgcacgcacacacacacgcgcgcacgcacacacgcttcTATCAACATCACCTTGATCCCCCTCATGGATATGATAACAAATCAAGTTGTCTGCATCCTCTTGACATTTACGAACGGAGATGAGGACTGATGTGTCCGTCCTTTATTCTGCGCGCCTGTTTTATTGAACCACGGTCTCTTCATTCAGCATCCCTCCAACTACAAACGGCGCCCTcacctcttctcttctccctaTCAACTCTCTGAGGTCAGTTATGTTATTTCACTCCGCTTGTGTTTACCACCCGACATTGCCCCTGATGTTTATTTTGGGAAAAATGCACCGGTGATGGATAGATCAGCTAAGTTCCCTGAGATTGATTTTGATTTCATGCGTTTGTATTAATAAGTAACAAACCAGGCATGTGTCATTTTCCTTCAAAGACATTTATTTCCTCTGGCACGGTCAGTTTATATTATCAATCTAAATTTCCAGTCAATTGCACAACCGCTCATCAACATTTAAGGTACAtcaatcatttttctttgttttggtatCCATCCATGAGACTACGCCGCTACTGATGCTCCTGTATAACAATCAAACACCACCACTCTGGGTAGTTGGACTCACACCACAACCCTACATGGACCACGGTGGTTTCAGGCGGATTTTAAGACAGTTTCATCTTAAAATGTCCCTATTGGGATAGTGCAAAGATCCAGACAATGAAAGAAGGCACAGGAAAATAAAACCAAGCCGCCTTACTCGGTCACAATGAAAATCGATCAAAATGATTGTGCCAAGCTCATACAACAGTGAAATATGTCACTTTTTTACAGATTAGAGCCAATGAatcaaatgaattaattaattgtttAAAGTTGTAACACAGCAGGGGCCTTAAGTACAGAGCAGACGTGTTTCAAATAGGAAATCCTTGTGTGTTGTGAATCTTCTGCTAACTGTCATTGGACACAATGGACGACCCTTGATGTTTGAGGAAGGGAAGGATGTGAGGATGGAAATCTGTTACTGCACAGAGATGTAGTCAAGCGCACGTCACGGCAGAGTGTCTTTAATCCTTAGAACACTCTGAGCTTGCGTGAACCTGACTGTGACTCATACTGATTGAACCATAAAATgggacattaaacattaaacattcagGCCATTTTCTCCACCGTATCCATCTGGatttcaacattaaaaaaaatagtacaAACAGATTATTGACTACAGAAATGTTGGTAGTTGAGCGTTTTGGACTTCAAGAGCAATTCCGTTATTTGAAGATGTTGTTTTCTTGTGATTGCCTTTATTTACTGAGAATCCAATGCATATATGAAATAGGAATCTACTAACAAAATAGTGTGCTTTGCATTAAATATTCTTTGTACAGCTAGATTAAGAATTACATGTTTGTCCACAATCGTATACGTTTgtccaaccttttttgaaatGACCGCTTATGCATTTTACAATATATAATTTCTTTAAATTGATTTGTTGCTTAAAAGCATGGGTGCCAGTATTGTCTAATTAATTCCAGAATGAGAATCTCAGATTTGGCAAATTACTTTTGGGGTTAAACGAGGGGAAAAACATTAATATACTAATTTACTGGTGCTAATTTGGAATAAAGTCAACAATACCCCGATAAAAATATGAAATCTCCAATGACCCAAACTAGATTTCCCCCCCATATTAGATGTTTGTGTCCAGGGGTATAATTGTGTGATTACAAGGCAAACCTGTAGTGTAATTGTCCTTATAAAGTCCAAGCCTCAGAAAACACCTGCCTCTGTAAGTAGCGTACCAGCCTCAAGCAGCATACCTTTGACATAGACACGTACGGTGTAGAACATTGTGAGGAAGTCCTGCGTGCTGAACAAGGTGTCCGCCAGAGCAAAGCCTAGCGTGGAGGGGATGAAACCTCTGCCGTACTCCACCATCCACGTCCCGGTGCTCCACTGGACCGACGTGGCCTCGCCTACGCTGTGTACGATGGTGTCACCTGTGGGGAAACACATTTGGAAGCATCAGAAGGACAACAAACCATCGAGATAGGGCAAGTTCACACCATTCAGTTGTAGattaaaacgtaaaaaaaaaaaaaagatattaccTGGGTAGTACATTTCACTCTTTGTCGTCCCCTCCTTCCACTGTCTGAAGGTGCCGGTTATGATGGTGTCAGAAATCTCGGCCCAGTAACGACCTGACCCATAAGATTGCAGACATGGAGTGTAACTTCTATTATTACCTATACTGGTTAATCTGTGTTCccctatctatctatatatttattgacacccttttaaatatatttgttcaGTACCACCAGAACAACGTTCGACTCAATTAACAACCACAGTGGGACTTGCAGTGGGACAGCCCCGTCCTCTCCTCACCAGagtgtcctcctgtgtccacCGCGGTGCCGAACAGCAGCAGGTACTCTGTGAGCGAGGCATGCAGGAGACACATGGAGCCCATCCATCCACCAGCGTTCACAAACACCCACTGCAGGTCCTCATCTGGGAGGATGTGGCCAGGATACCTAGATGGGTTGGACTTAATCagctgtgtttgtctttttcattcattttacgtGATAAACGTGTACATGTATGCACACGTTTCATGCAACAATGCAACGTTTACCTCTTCCTGAGCTCCACCACCACTTTGGCGAAGGCCTGTTCATGGTCCTGACCTGAATAACGACATGTACAGTATGGGAGGCAGTGAAGGGGGGCTACTCGGGGCACTTACACCACCGCAGGTTTAGTGTCGACTGCACATTTTTCCTCGAACCGGAGGTTGGTATCGATGTGATTTAGTTTCTCTTCGGTACTTAACTCGCTCACCTGCGTACTGTTTGGCCAATTTAGCGACGTCTTCTTTATTGAAAACGTACTGCTTGGTGGCCATCCACTCTCGCAACAGCAGCACGGCCAGGACGGTGAGTGCGCTGAACAGGAACAATTTTAAACAAGTTCGGACGACAGACATGGCTGAAAGGAGACGGACGGAGACACCGCAGAGGGATTCGCCTACACGTGCGCACGGAGGTAGACAGGTTGATCCATACACGCTACgggggtgggtgagggggggaggcggagcCTAAGCTGCTTCTTCCTGGTGAGGTGTGAGTGGCAGGCGCTGCCCAGCCAATCAGAAGACGAGACAGTCGTGTGGGCAATGGCCAATTTTGGGTTGCCAGCACGTTGTAAAACCCTCTtaaggagttttttttatttgttctctGTCAATTTTGTTTCATACCAAAAAAAGGGCCAtcatatatctttttttatagCTTGTATTGGTGTGAACATTTACCGGCCACGATTTTTATTATTGGTTCATCTTTGCCCTTTCCCTTTAGACTTTTAGAGATTTTTCATATCACATTGATTTGTTCCAAACAGCACGTTCCTTTCACTCGTCAAAAGAACAGGAAGTGAGCCGAAGAGTTTCACGTTGGTACCTAAACTATCGACTGTCAAACAAAGTCCAGAAGGAGTTGATGGTTTATGGATTTAACACCGGAGAGACGACAAATCTCAAACAGCACCGACCGATATGAGCGTCAATGAGGAAGTCAGTTTTGATGCAAAAGGTAACACGAATTCGTTCAGGACATCGGATCCCGCTGATTTTGTAACTTTGCAGATCATTTATTTCACCATTCAGAATTGGTTGCTTTACTTTGCTATTGCTCGCTGAACCCACATCTCTAACCCCTTGTTTTACAAGTAAGTAGGATATATTATCAAACTTTTCCTGGATGCATCACACTacagatcaaacacacacacacacacacacacacacacacacacacacacacacacacacacacacaaacagcaaaagGTTCTCAAACATCCATGTATGTTGCTGCTAGACCAGCCTATTCGTTAGAGATGCTTCCTGCATTGCCTGCATGCTTCTGGCTGTGCACACAGTCAGCTGTGTGGTCTCGTGACTCCAGTTCCTGCCGCTTTTCCTACTGCAAGTTGCACCAACAGTCATCTAAATAATTCGCACACCTTTGGGCCTGTATTAGTATTAAATGTGTATTATTGTGTAAAACcgaaacacacattttcttgGACAGAATACAGAATGAATTATTaactattcaaataaataagcaATTCATTGATACATACAATAATTATTCTTCTCAGCATTCAATATGGGACATAAGTAATTTCCTGTACTACACAAAGGCTAAAGAGGACACAATGAGCTTGCAGTGATTCATTGATCAGGTTGATTTCAGATGAATACATCCGACTGTTGGTCCTGTTCTTTTGGCTCTCAAATagcctgctctctctctctctcttgtgtttttgtgtgactaTCCTTGTGGCACGTGTCTCCCTCAGAGCACCAACACCTGCGTTACAACCCTCTGCGTGACACATGGGTCCTTGTGTCGGCCCACCGGATGAAGAGACCCTGGGCCGGTCAGGTAGAGAAGCCTCCTGAGGAACATGTACCCAGACACAACCCACACAACCCGCTCTGTCCTGGGAACACGCGTGCGAACGGAGAGGTAAGACCAGGGGAATACCTTTTGTTCAATTTATCATCCAATAATGTACAAGGATATCAGCAAGCAGTGGGCTCAAACTCCTGATCTCATGTCTGCAGTCAACGTGTTGCAGTTAGTCATTGGAGTCATGATTGATTTTGTTATAAAACAGTCCTGGAAAGGTCTAAATTATCAATAGTAGGCCATTATTGACGCGTATCTGGACTCCTTCAACTACAAAGTATACGCTAGTTATGAATTCAATTTGCTTTAGACAACCAAATATGCTTATATATAGATGGTTTTGTGTCTATTTCTCTACAGATAAATCCAGACTATGAcagcacttttctttttgaaaatgactTCCCTGCTCTTCAGCCAGATGCCCCAGATCCTGGTGAGGAGTGTTAATTATGCTGTAAAAACCCTACATCAAGTAATTGTATTACACAATATAAAATTTGCCAACACTTTTTTGTATGTTTCTATTTATGTAGTTATTTGCTGTTAAATGAAAGAATAATCAAATAGaatactttttatatatatactttttttttcttttcttagatTATTATTTCATGACCAAAAATCAGGTTCAATAAGAGGCCTTATTGGGTGCAGGTGTACTTTACATGAGaatgtgtattcattttttaaagtagAATATAACCTTCCATGTTAAAACAACTTCCGTTGACTTGAGTATGTGTTCTTACATTTCTTCTTCAGGGTCAGGTCAACATCCATTGTTCCAGTCGAGAGCTGCCAGGGGCGTCTGGTAAGAACGAAGCGTCTTGAATAATCAATTGACAATACTGATGGAATGTAGTgttgaataaaaccttttttctgaaaatgacaaaatgt comes from the Gasterosteus aculeatus chromosome 14, fGasAcu3.hap1.1, whole genome shotgun sequence genome and includes:
- the sigmar1 gene encoding sigma non-opioid intracellular receptor 1, producing the protein MSVVRTCLKLFLFSALTVLAVLLLREWMATKQYVFNKEDVAKLAKQYAGQDHEQAFAKVVVELRKRYPGHILPDEDLQWVFVNAGGWMGSMCLLHASLTEYLLLFGTAVDTGGHSGRYWAEISDTIITGTFRQWKEGTTKSEMYYPGDTIVHSVGEATSVQWSTGTWMVEYGRGFIPSTLGFALADTLFSTQDFLTMFYTVRVYVKGMLLEAGTLLTEAGVF